Proteins encoded within one genomic window of Gallus gallus isolate bGalGal1 chromosome 1, bGalGal1.mat.broiler.GRCg7b, whole genome shotgun sequence:
- the ARF5 gene encoding ADP-ribosylation factor 5 isoform X2, with amino-acid sequence MGLTVSAIFSRIFGKKQMRILMVGLDAAGKTTILYKLKLGEIVTTIPTIGFNVETVEYKNICFTVWDVGGQDKIRPLWRHYFQNTQGLIFVVDSNDRERVQESAEELQKMLQEDELRDAVLLVFANKQDMPNAMAVSELTDKLGLQALRSRTWTWSSATHGCVPERWDGPHFLPTRN; translated from the exons ATGGGCCTCACCGTGTCTGCCATCTTCTCCCGCATCTTCGGCAAGAAGCAGATGAGGATCCTGATGG TGGGGTTGGACGCCGCTGGCAAAACCACCATCCTGTACAAGCTGAAGCTGGGAGAGATCGTCACCACCATCCCCACCATTG GGTTCAACGTGGAGACGGTGGAGTACAAAAACATCTGCTTCACGGTGTGGGATGTAGGAGGCCAGGACAAGATCCGGCCCCTCTGGAGGCACTACTTCCAGAACACACAG GGTCTCATCTTTGTGGTGGACAGCAACGACAGGGAGAGGGTGCAGGAGTCTGCggaagagctgcagaagatG CTGCAGGAGGATGAGCTGCGTGACGCCGTGCTGCTGGTCTTTGCCAACAAGCAGGACATGCCCAACGCCATGGCGGTGAGCGAGCTGACCGACaagctggggctgcaggcactgcgCAGCCGGACC TG GACTTGGAGCTCGGCGACCCACGGCTGTGTCCCCGAGCGTTGGGACGGACCCCACTTCTTACCCACCAGGAATTGA
- the GCC1 gene encoding GRIP and coiled-coil domain-containing protein 1: MEKFGMNFGGGPSKKELLETIESQKKQLLNYQARLKDVVIAYKSLINEKEALEASLKVLSASHEADVGLSGAQPACVAASSPSLADPADDKSSVHSEDSTGTATSADTTASLASAKGEQGAEDDKPAAAAASLKSEEANGSEGGGGASSGDVPCAAGEADRRVLQLKTQLATLTSALSTVTQEKSRMEASYQADKKKMKQDLDDAVKKAEDETDRLETELRSVQEQLAETKARLITQQHDRAQEQSDHAVMLRELQKLLQSERALRQDAELKLEETREVLAGRVCMADRAEGYELQIKQLSQEVEDLKRELQAVQEERKKPDPRVQDLQEEMANLKNHFQAQLLQEMRKTAQAEEQLRQHAQMEEQRVADLEGQVSEVSGLLGTYEKAKQKDQVVIQKLKDRIVQLDQENKTLAIAASSRSPADVNVEEGNLDVNVLKDKMEKLKKLLQAAAKKSQPTLDIEKLCELELPKGTEAGDGEKATALYYQQELKQLKEEFERYKMRAQVVLKNKSAKDGNLAKELEEAQEQLADLKEKYVVLQLSSEEVEKQHQLDMEAKRQEFCQLQQLHRQELERCQLEYRERALKLEEEMHKQRDRALAVLAEKDQELEQLRSVVLPYTGLQGSKNYMAPGTDTASSDPPANGSTEILPQALHLSTNAEPTFILYAEQLARKEVEIVALRKQKHKLEMQVHQLQEKVLVEEERHQEEVSALQSEIQKNFRDKSREGANLEYLKNIVYRFLTLPDSLGRQQTLTAILTILHFSPEEKQAVRKQSAHSSWWLSGKR; encoded by the exons atggagaaGTTTGGCATGAACTTCGGAGGAGGCCCAAGTAAAAAAGAACTTCTGGAAACCATTGAATCGCAGAAGAAGCAGCTTCTGAACTACCAGGCTCGGCTGAAGGACGTGGTGATAGCCTACAAGAGCCTCATCAACGAGAAGGAAGCCTTGGAAGCCAGCTTGAAGGTGTTGTCCGCATCCCACGAGGCAGACGTTGGCCTGAGTGGCGCTCAGCCTGCGTGCGTGGCTGCCTCCAGCCCTTCCCTCGCCGATCCCGCCGACGATAAGAGCTCGGTTCACAGCGAGGACAGCACGGGGACGGCGACCAGTGCAGACACGACGGCCAGCTTGGCCAGCGCGAAGGGCGAGCAGGGCGCTGAGGATGATAAACCCGCAGCGGCTGCGGCCTCTCTTAAATCAGAAGAGGCGAATGGTTcggagggcggcggcggcgcgagCAGCGGGGACGTGCCCTGCGCTGCCGGCGAGGCTGACAGGAGGGTCCTCCAGCTGAAGACCCAGCTGGCCACCCTGACCAGCGCTCTGTCGACGGTCACGCAGGAGAAGTCCCGGATGGAAGCCTCGTACCAAGCCGACAAGAAGAAGATGAAGCAGGACCTGGATGACGCTGTTAAAAAAGCGGAGGATGAGACCGACAGGTTGGAGACGGAGCTGAGGTCTGTGCAGGAGCAGCTCGCCGAGACCAAAGCCCGCCTGATCACGCAGCAGCACGACAGAGCGCAGGAGCAGAGCGACCACGCTGTTATGCTGCgtgagctgcagaagctgctgcagagcgAGAGGGCGTTGCGGCAGGACGCCGAGCTGAAGCTGGAGGAGACCAGGGAGGTTCTGGCCGGCCGGGTGTGCATGGCAGACCGCGCGGAGGGCTACGAGCTGCAGATCAAGCAGCTGAGCCAGGAGGTGGAGGACCTgaagagagagctgcaggctgttcaggaggagagaaagaagccGGACCCCCGGGTAcaggacctgcaggaggagatggcCAACCTTAAGAACCACTTCCAAgcgcagctgctgcaggagatgaggAAG ACTGCACAGGCGGAGGAGCAGCTCCGGCAGCACGCCCAGatggaggagcagcgcgtggcCGACCTGGAAGGGCAGGTCTCTGAGGTGTCGGGGCTGCTGGGCACCTACGAGAAGGCCAAGCAGAAGGACCAAGTGGTCATCCAGAAGCTGAAGGACCGCATCGTGCAGCTGGACCAGGAGAACAAAACCCTGGCCATCGCAGCCTCCAGCCGATCCCCCGCTGATGTAAACGTGGAAGAAGGCAATCTGGATGTGAACGTTCTCAAGGATAAGatggagaagctgaagaagcTGCTGCAGGCGGCAGCAAAGAAGAGTCAGCCCACGCTGGACATCGAGAAGCTGTGTGAGTTGGAGCTGCCGAAGGGCACCGAGGCCGGGGATGGCGAGAAGGCCACAGCTTTGTACTATcagcaggagctgaagcagctgaaggaagagtTTGAAAGGTACAAGATGAGGGCACAAGTGGTTCTCAAGAACAAGTCAGCCAAAGATGGCAATCTGGCCAAAGAACTGGAGGAAGCTCAGGAGCAGCTGGCCGACCTGAAGGAGAAATATGTGGTGCTTCAGCTGTCCTCCGAGGAGGTGGAGAAGCAGCACCAGCTGGACATGGAAGCCAAGAGGCAAGAgttctgccagctgcagcagctgcacaggcaggagctggagcgCTGCCAGCTGGAATACAGGGAACGGGCACtgaagctggaggaggagatgcACAAGCAACGGGACCGAGCGCTGGCGGTGCTGGCCGAGAAGGACCAAGAACTGGAGCAGCTGAGATCTGTCGTGTTGCCTTACACCGGGCTCCAAGGTTCCAAGAACTACATGGCACCGGGGACTGACACTGCGAGCAGTGACCCCCCGGCCAATGGCTCCACAGAGATCCTCCCCCAGGCTCTCCACCTCTCCACCAATGCGGAGCCCACCTTCATCCTGTATGCGGAGCAGCTGGCCCGCAAGGAGGTGGAGATCGTAGCgctgaggaagcagaagcaCAAGCTGGAAATGCAGGTTCACCAGCTCCAGGAGAAAGTCttggtggaggaggagaggcacCAGGAAGAGGTGTCAGCACTTCAGAGCGAAATCCAGAAGAATTTCAGAGATAAGAGCAGAGAGGGAGCCAACCTGGAGTACCTGAAAAACATCGTCTATAGGTTTTTGACGCTGCCAGATTCGCTCGGCCGCCAGCAGACTCTCACAGCCATATTGACTATTCTGCACTTCAGCCCAGAGGAGAAGCAGGCTGTCAGAAAGCAGTCGGCACACAGCAGCTGGTGGCTGTCGGGGAAGAGATGA
- the ARF5 gene encoding ADP-ribosylation factor 5 produces MGLTVSAIFSRIFGKKQMRILMVGLDAAGKTTILYKLKLGEIVTTIPTIGFNVETVEYKNICFTVWDVGGQDKIRPLWRHYFQNTQGLIFVVDSNDRERVQESAEELQKMLQEDELRDAVLLVFANKQDMPNAMAVSELTDKLGLQALRSRTWYVQATCATQGTGLYDGLDWLSHELSKR; encoded by the exons ATGGGCCTCACCGTGTCTGCCATCTTCTCCCGCATCTTCGGCAAGAAGCAGATGAGGATCCTGATGG TGGGGTTGGACGCCGCTGGCAAAACCACCATCCTGTACAAGCTGAAGCTGGGAGAGATCGTCACCACCATCCCCACCATTG GGTTCAACGTGGAGACGGTGGAGTACAAAAACATCTGCTTCACGGTGTGGGATGTAGGAGGCCAGGACAAGATCCGGCCCCTCTGGAGGCACTACTTCCAGAACACACAG GGTCTCATCTTTGTGGTGGACAGCAACGACAGGGAGAGGGTGCAGGAGTCTGCggaagagctgcagaagatG CTGCAGGAGGATGAGCTGCGTGACGCCGTGCTGCTGGTCTTTGCCAACAAGCAGGACATGCCCAACGCCATGGCGGTGAGCGAGCTGACCGACaagctggggctgcaggcactgcgCAGCCGGACC TGGTACGTGCAGGCGACGTGTGCCACGCAGGGCACGGGGCTGTACGACGGGCTGGACTGGCTGTCCCACGAGCTCTCCAAGCGCTAA